One Chaetodon trifascialis isolate fChaTrf1 chromosome 13, fChaTrf1.hap1, whole genome shotgun sequence DNA segment encodes these proteins:
- the mmrn2a gene encoding multimerin-2a isoform X2 — protein MWTRADMTAVGKLVLALGLLVNAHCEVRARDPEVEMEEEERGGRAAPGGGGSVFLPYLNRLHPGVTGTPPPGGNHPARIGNLCAFVHTRVFTVAEACGTERYTIKSQNPCPNGTPDCQQVMYRLPTRLVYRQKQKTYTTLLWDCCPGHSGHNCEDTVSVSQLDSRPLALTGGPGTAGATLQAAAIQQQRVHVNREQNDYQASFGDQHNTPPPALDPDHAHKPHHTSDHNAKASDPAHRQQEHQQPDKHNAADLLYPEAPTPLPVPHMMALVMSQLQPVLEGFNRSLEHLSQQVGDLARDVAQLKSSQVGLEQQAEPPDGPELDEAAEERLDSKLDEVFQHIREVQRQMENQRTDMESRLHSQHAMLHYNLTIFKTDIDMKLKRHQKMLQVSLQAMNTTLTELKLDQDQTAEGQLEVHLPPPGPPQLADTSALWEAIERLDNMVVNNTVKVDGLMEDVEVTSGTLQQLRRDLKEEGKHINQTARNSQILFMETGLEVEAAKEAVLRRVNELAGNLSQQGERLQEMDVDVDYLYTILYKHNSSTDCDCKGLKATVAHLERGVANVTELANENRLSLDDISEGGAGQWGGASDWEPAVEVLQRGLQEVKESLASEQTRTRTLEHSLTQLSSSVKVCLAEVSDLKEAGRKLVEDMQHLSASFTSLLKDVIRHSDVLELLLGEEVLEFLEWPVQDQEAHSIPALKEQLGQLQEQLRGHNLSITSLLSSRPGGREEVPSADQPSSSHLLPDDWLPGSMRRSSDGVPARERQLLLHPEGRRPEHREDGSDLWKLEKTVEQLGLKVLQLEEKSSNASMLPVGMEAKLQTEVMWLKRGLEEHLRVFKNVFSNADVLAASDSTLELDKLWQLLKSRDGKKEKKRGGVREVSGRGGNRRSRRDSSGERGLDGPRRL, from the exons ATGTGGACGCGAGCAGACATGACAGCAGTGGGAAAACTGGTGCTGGCACTGGGCTTACTGGTGAACGCTCACTGTGAGGTGAGAGCACGAGACCctgaggtggagatggaggaggaggagcggggaggaagagcagcaccTGGAGGGGGAGGATCAGTGTTCCTCCCTTACCTCAACAGGCTTCACCCTGGGGTGACAGGGACCCCCCCACCGGGAGGGAACCACCCAGCCCGAATCGG gaACTTGTGTGCCTTCGTGCACACGCGTGTGTTTACCGTTGCTGAGGCGTGTGGAACAGAGAGGTACACCATCAAGTCTCAGAATCCTTGTCCGAATGGGACGCCCGACTGTCAGCAGGTCAT gTATAGGCTGCCCACCCGGCTGGTCTACAGGCAGAAGCAGAAGACCTACACCACTCTGCTGTGGGACTGCTGTCcgggacacagtggacacaACTGTGAGGACACAG TCTCTGTCTCACAGCTGGACTCCAGACCCTTGGCTCTGACTGGAGGACCTGGAACAGCCGGAGCGACGCTCCAAGCTGCAG CCATCCAGCAGCAGCGAGTCCACGTAAACCGCGAACAGAACGACTACCAGGCGTCCTTCGGCGACCAGCACAACACCCCGCCCCCCGCTCTGGACCCAGACCACGCCCACAAACCGCATCACACGTCAGACCACAACGCAAAGGCCTCCGACCCAGCCCACCGGCAGCAGGAACACCAACAACCAG ATAAACACAATGCCGCCGACCTCTTGTACCCAGaagcccccacccccctccccgtTCCCCACATGATGGCCCTGGTGATGTCACAGCTACAGCCGGTCCTAGAGGGCTTCAACCGCTCGCTGGAGCACCTGAGTCAGCAGGTAGGGGACCTGGCACGTGACGTGGCCCAGCTGAAGAGCAGCCAGGTGGGGCTGGAGCAGCAGGCGGAGCCCCCGGATGGCCCCGAGCTCGACGAGGCGGCGGAAGAACGCTTGGACTCCAAACTGGATGAAGTGTTTCAGCACATCAGGGAAGTCCAGAGGCAGATGGAGAACCAGAGGACGGACATGGAAAGCAGGCTGCACTCCCAGCATGCAATGCTGCACTACAACCTGACCATCTTTAAGACAGACATTGACATGAAGCTGAAACGCCACCAGAAgatgctgcag GTCAGCCTGCAGGCCATGAACACcacactgactgaactgaagctGGACCAGGATCAGACCGCTGAGGGACAGCTGGAGGTTCACCTCCCTCCCCCCGGCCCGCCACAGCTCGCGGACACGTCGGCACTCTGGGAGGCCATCGAACGCCTGGACAACATGGTGGTCAACAACACGGTGAAG GTGGACGGCCTGATGGAGGACGTGGAGGTGACCTCGGGGACCCTCCAGCAGCTGAGGCGGGACttgaaggaggaggggaagcaTATCAACCAGACGGCCCGGAACAGTCAGATCCTGTTCATGGAGACGgggctggaggtggaggcggCGAAGGAGGCGGTGCTGAGGCGGGTGAATGAGCTGGCGGGGAACCTCAGCCAGCAGGGCGAGCGGCTGCAGGAGatggacgtggacgtggactACCTGTACACCATCCTCTACAAGCACAACTCGTCCACAGACTGCGACTGCAAAGGGCTGAAGGCCACCGTGGCTCACCTGGAGAGGGGCGTGGCCAACGTGACGGAGCTGGCCAATGAGAACCGACTATCCCTGGATGACATCAGTGAGGGAGGAGCTGGACAGTGGGGCGGGGCCAGTGACTGGGAGCCAGCAGTGGAGGTGCTGCAACGAGGCCTCCAGGAG GTGAAGGAGTCTCTGGCCTCGGAGCAAACCAGGACCAGGACTCTGGAACACAGCCTGACCCAGCTGAGCAGCTCCGTGAAGGTCTGTCTGGCCGAAGTCTCCGACCTGAAGGAGGCAGGCAGAAagctggtggaggacatgcaaCACCTGTCCGCCTCCTTCACCTCTCTGCTCAAAGACGTCATCCGACACAGTGACGTGCTGGAGCTGCTCCTGggggaggaggtgctggagtTCCTGGAGTGGCCCGTCCAGGACCAGGAGGCCCACTCCATCCCGGCCCTGAAGGAGCAGCTGGggcagctgcaggagcagctgagaGGACACAACCTGAGCATCACGTCCCTGCTGAGCAGCAGGCCAG gaggaagagaggaggtaCCGTCTGCTgaccagccctcctcctcccacctcctccctgaTGACTGGCTCCCTGGCAGcatgaggaggagcagtgatggAGTTCCAGCCAGGGAGcgccagctcctcctccaccctgaggGGAGGCGACCGGAGCACAGAGAAGACGGCAGCGATCTGTGGAAGCTGGAGAAAACAGTGGAGCAGCTGGGGCTAAAGGTGctccagctggaggagaaatCCTCTAATGCTTCTATGCTGCCCGTTGGCATGGAGGCCAAACTGCAGACGGAGGTGATGTGGCTGAAGAGAGGCCTGGAGGAACATCTGAGGGTGTTCAAGAACGTCTTCAGTAACGCTGATGTGCTGGCGGCGTCAGACTCCACGCTGGAGCTCGATAAACTGtggcagctgctgaagagcagagatgggaagaaagagaagaagagaggaggagtgagggaggtgtcaggaagaggaggaaaccgTCGGAGCCGGAGGGATTCATCAGGTGAGCGTGGACTCGATGGACCCAGACGTCTCTAG
- the mmrn2a gene encoding multimerin-2a isoform X1 produces the protein MWTRADMTAVGKLVLALGLLVNAHCEVRARDPEVEMEEEERGGRAAPGGGGSVFLPYLNRLHPGVTGTPPPGGNHPARIGNLCAFVHTRVFTVAEACGTERYTIKSQNPCPNGTPDCQQVMYRLPTRLVYRQKQKTYTTLLWDCCPGHSGHNCEDTVSVSQLDSRPLALTGGPGTAGATLQAAAIQQQRVHVNREQNDYQASFGDQHNTPPPALDPDHAHKPHHTSDHNAKASDPAHRQQEHQQPDKHNAADLLYPEAPTPLPVPHMMALVMSQLQPVLEGFNRSLEHLSQQVGDLARDVAQLKSSQVGLEQQAEPPDGPELDEAAEERLDSKLDEVFQHIREVQRQMENQRTDMESRLHSQHAMLHYNLTIFKTDIDMKLKRHQKMLQVSLQAMNTTLTELKLDQDQTAEGQLEVHLPPPGPPQLADTSALWEAIERLDNMVVNNTVKVDGLMEDVEVTSGTLQQLRRDLKEEGKHINQTARNSQILFMETGLEVEAAKEAVLRRVNELAGNLSQQGERLQEMDVDVDYLYTILYKHNSSTDCDCKGLKATVAHLERGVANVTELANENRLSLDDISEGGAGQWGGASDWEPAVEVLQRGLQEVKESLASEQTRTRTLEHSLTQLSSSVKVCLAEVSDLKEAGRKLVEDMQHLSASFTSLLKDVIRHSDVLELLLGEEVLEFLEWPVQDQEAHSIPALKEQLGQLQEQLRGHNLSITSLLSSRPGGREEVPSADQPSSSHLLPDDWLPGSMRRSSDGVPARERQLLLHPEGRRPEHREDGSDLWKLEKTVEQLGLKVLQLEEKSSNASMLPVGMEAKLQTEVMWLKRGLEEHLRVFKNVFSNADVLAASDSTLELDKLWQLLKSRDGKKEKKRGGVREVSGRGGNRRSRRDSSGVVPVPSSLSEDPLLLVAGSPLSVSNGVIMLEASLNRGQFYSDTGTFTSPGNGIYLFVLTLDLRPGPVHVVLRRGAGVALVSLHQQEVPEAGPITAVGLLPLHEGEEVGLELKEGEWVESEDNVFTVLLLHRAT, from the exons ATGTGGACGCGAGCAGACATGACAGCAGTGGGAAAACTGGTGCTGGCACTGGGCTTACTGGTGAACGCTCACTGTGAGGTGAGAGCACGAGACCctgaggtggagatggaggaggaggagcggggaggaagagcagcaccTGGAGGGGGAGGATCAGTGTTCCTCCCTTACCTCAACAGGCTTCACCCTGGGGTGACAGGGACCCCCCCACCGGGAGGGAACCACCCAGCCCGAATCGG gaACTTGTGTGCCTTCGTGCACACGCGTGTGTTTACCGTTGCTGAGGCGTGTGGAACAGAGAGGTACACCATCAAGTCTCAGAATCCTTGTCCGAATGGGACGCCCGACTGTCAGCAGGTCAT gTATAGGCTGCCCACCCGGCTGGTCTACAGGCAGAAGCAGAAGACCTACACCACTCTGCTGTGGGACTGCTGTCcgggacacagtggacacaACTGTGAGGACACAG TCTCTGTCTCACAGCTGGACTCCAGACCCTTGGCTCTGACTGGAGGACCTGGAACAGCCGGAGCGACGCTCCAAGCTGCAG CCATCCAGCAGCAGCGAGTCCACGTAAACCGCGAACAGAACGACTACCAGGCGTCCTTCGGCGACCAGCACAACACCCCGCCCCCCGCTCTGGACCCAGACCACGCCCACAAACCGCATCACACGTCAGACCACAACGCAAAGGCCTCCGACCCAGCCCACCGGCAGCAGGAACACCAACAACCAG ATAAACACAATGCCGCCGACCTCTTGTACCCAGaagcccccacccccctccccgtTCCCCACATGATGGCCCTGGTGATGTCACAGCTACAGCCGGTCCTAGAGGGCTTCAACCGCTCGCTGGAGCACCTGAGTCAGCAGGTAGGGGACCTGGCACGTGACGTGGCCCAGCTGAAGAGCAGCCAGGTGGGGCTGGAGCAGCAGGCGGAGCCCCCGGATGGCCCCGAGCTCGACGAGGCGGCGGAAGAACGCTTGGACTCCAAACTGGATGAAGTGTTTCAGCACATCAGGGAAGTCCAGAGGCAGATGGAGAACCAGAGGACGGACATGGAAAGCAGGCTGCACTCCCAGCATGCAATGCTGCACTACAACCTGACCATCTTTAAGACAGACATTGACATGAAGCTGAAACGCCACCAGAAgatgctgcag GTCAGCCTGCAGGCCATGAACACcacactgactgaactgaagctGGACCAGGATCAGACCGCTGAGGGACAGCTGGAGGTTCACCTCCCTCCCCCCGGCCCGCCACAGCTCGCGGACACGTCGGCACTCTGGGAGGCCATCGAACGCCTGGACAACATGGTGGTCAACAACACGGTGAAG GTGGACGGCCTGATGGAGGACGTGGAGGTGACCTCGGGGACCCTCCAGCAGCTGAGGCGGGACttgaaggaggaggggaagcaTATCAACCAGACGGCCCGGAACAGTCAGATCCTGTTCATGGAGACGgggctggaggtggaggcggCGAAGGAGGCGGTGCTGAGGCGGGTGAATGAGCTGGCGGGGAACCTCAGCCAGCAGGGCGAGCGGCTGCAGGAGatggacgtggacgtggactACCTGTACACCATCCTCTACAAGCACAACTCGTCCACAGACTGCGACTGCAAAGGGCTGAAGGCCACCGTGGCTCACCTGGAGAGGGGCGTGGCCAACGTGACGGAGCTGGCCAATGAGAACCGACTATCCCTGGATGACATCAGTGAGGGAGGAGCTGGACAGTGGGGCGGGGCCAGTGACTGGGAGCCAGCAGTGGAGGTGCTGCAACGAGGCCTCCAGGAG GTGAAGGAGTCTCTGGCCTCGGAGCAAACCAGGACCAGGACTCTGGAACACAGCCTGACCCAGCTGAGCAGCTCCGTGAAGGTCTGTCTGGCCGAAGTCTCCGACCTGAAGGAGGCAGGCAGAAagctggtggaggacatgcaaCACCTGTCCGCCTCCTTCACCTCTCTGCTCAAAGACGTCATCCGACACAGTGACGTGCTGGAGCTGCTCCTGggggaggaggtgctggagtTCCTGGAGTGGCCCGTCCAGGACCAGGAGGCCCACTCCATCCCGGCCCTGAAGGAGCAGCTGGggcagctgcaggagcagctgagaGGACACAACCTGAGCATCACGTCCCTGCTGAGCAGCAGGCCAG gaggaagagaggaggtaCCGTCTGCTgaccagccctcctcctcccacctcctccctgaTGACTGGCTCCCTGGCAGcatgaggaggagcagtgatggAGTTCCAGCCAGGGAGcgccagctcctcctccaccctgaggGGAGGCGACCGGAGCACAGAGAAGACGGCAGCGATCTGTGGAAGCTGGAGAAAACAGTGGAGCAGCTGGGGCTAAAGGTGctccagctggaggagaaatCCTCTAATGCTTCTATGCTGCCCGTTGGCATGGAGGCCAAACTGCAGACGGAGGTGATGTGGCTGAAGAGAGGCCTGGAGGAACATCTGAGGGTGTTCAAGAACGTCTTCAGTAACGCTGATGTGCTGGCGGCGTCAGACTCCACGCTGGAGCTCGATAAACTGtggcagctgctgaagagcagagatgggaagaaagagaagaagagaggaggagtgagggaggtgtcaggaagaggaggaaaccgTCGGAGCCGGAGGGATTCATCAG GTGTTGTTCCTGTCCCATCCAGCCTATCAGAAGACCCTCTGCTCCTTGTAGCTGGATCTCCTCTGAGCGTCTCAAACGGCGTCATCATGTTAGAAGCATCTTTGAACCGGGGTCAGTTTTACTCCGACACGGGCACCTTCACCTCTCCGGGGAATGGCATCTACCTGTTTGTCCTCACCTTGGACCTGAGACCTGGTCCCGTCCACGTGGTCCTCAGGAGGGGGGCGGGTGTGGCTCTGGTATCTCTACACCAACAGGAGGTGCCAGAGGCGGGGCCAATCACTGCTGTGGGCCTCCTGCCGCTCcatgagggggaggaggtggggctGGAACTGAAGGAAGGAGAGTGGGTGGAGTCAGAGGACAATGTGTTCACTGTGCTGTTGCTCCACCGGGCCACCTGA